The segment GTTGTCCGCCAGACCTTTAGATTCAAACAACAATAGTGCAGCTAATAGCATCATCAACTTTCTACCATATAGTCTCCAAGACAGAGATAACATGGTAGAACAAATCAGATTGAAAATAGCATATAACTAAGTAATGCTCGGCTTCTTTGTGCCTCTTGAAAGACGGGTGTAATTGAAGAAATGGACTCTATGTAACGTGCCCAAGGAAAGCTACAGGTTCAAGGACTATGTGAGAGAGATATATATACACGGTTTAGCTGCTAAACGAGGAATTTCAGCACTAGCAAGTTTAATGTTCAAGCTTGTATAAGGTGTTGATTTGGTCAGTCTGGTGGCAAGCTTCCTGCCCATCAAGTGTCTTATACATTTCTGTCTACTTGTAGAAGCAGACTATCAACAGGTTAATTCATCTAGAAAAACAAGCCTATAAATTTGAGGAAAACTGAGCAGTCCTGTGGCAATTGTAGAGCTggggaattttttttttacaaGAGACTTTTGAGCTTTATACTGAGCCACCTAGAAGTATTCGCTTGAAAATCATCCCACGAAAATTTGTTCAGACAAATTTTAGCAATAGCACAAAGTGGTTTTTCCTTAATATATAATGCACTTGACATTCATTTAATTGGTAAGCACCAATGTCTTAACCATTGATGATCACGGGTTCAAGTCCCCAATGAGTTTAGCAGCACTGCTTCTAAGCTTGTTACAAGTTTTTTTTAACAGAAAAAACCATTAGAGAAATGCATAAAGCTTTACCTCTAGTCATATCGAGTCGGGTTTTGTAATTAAAGATGAATTCATATTGAGCTCCAAAAAAATGCATGCGCTTAAACCAGAAGAACATTTTCGCCATTTCATTGACATCTACATCTTTTTCGAGCAGTTGCTTGTGTACCCGCGTTTCAAACTGTTCTCTGGACTTCTTATCGATATGAGGGGATCGAAGCACCGTATAAAGCACTCTTCTTCGAGGCAGTCCGACCTTGCGGTAACTCTGGAAGCACGGATGGTTCAGATATTTTTGGGAAAATGACTTCACCAATATGCGTATCTTGGCGTCTCCAATCGATTCTTTCTTTGCTATcttctgcttctgcaaaatctgTGCAATGAGGGCATGACCGAAGCCTTTTAACAAACGCCATAGGATAAAAAAAACACAATTTACCTGAGGTCGAGACTCAGATTGAATGGCGTCCCCTGAGGACATGAAACGATGGCAACATGGAAGAATGTGCACCGGGGGAGGCAGCAAGCTCCTCTGCTTCACCAACGCCATCAAATTCCTTGTCCCCATTTCAGAATTAATGATACCTGCTATTCTACTTCCCCAAGTCATTTCAAACTGTGCGTGCAACTTAGGTTTTCTAGTCGGGAAATCTTTTGCTCTTAGCCCGGGAATTCATCAGTTAGATCACCTATGGAGAAGTAAATGTTATGTGAAGGGGATGATAGGGGATGATAGCTCTGGATCAGAAATTATCAATTAAAAGTTTGTAAAGAAAAGAAATACTTAATTAGAGAGTAATTAAATAAATGCAATCACTTGCTATACAATTATTTAAAGTTAATTAGGATTGGAGATAATAAATGGTAAATTAAATCTAAAAATTGATATAAATAATATGGTATTTTAGTTTGAAATTTAATAATTATGCTGAAgcatattacactcacatatggatgcaaaaagGTCTCTAaagcatttaatttgacatgtttaAAATATATATGAAGCATATAATTTGATGTATTCATCACACTTAAATACATGAAAAGTAATTCAATGTTTTATTTCatacactaaattaaataaattttacacCGAGAGGCATTCCTATACAGTCTCATCACATCCATGTAAACAAAAAGAACTGCTTGGCATTCCTCGCAGTTACAAACGCATGGAGAAGGAAGTGCAATAGTCTAACGCATGGAAGCAGAAATCTGAGGGGTTATTGATGGTAAAACATTTCAAGCGATATCAAATTATAACTACAAAATTTGAAGAGTTGCTTGATGTTTTTAAATGAACACTAGGTTTCAACATTTCACATTTGCTCCACAAGATGGGCAAGCCCAAAGTGTCTAaggttttcttcttttttttatcagtaaaatattattttattaataatttatcaAAAAGACTACATTCCTTAAGTACATGCTATTTTCGGACTCTGTACAAGAGAAAAATAACAGAGACCCGTATGAGAAATCTAGCCCTAACCACCACGTTTGCAGCCAAAACATTCCATGGTCTGCACCAACCAGGGCAATTTACAACCCCTAACCCCATACCATATATCTTCACCGAGTTGGTAACAAAATTGGGACATtctcccataggacaccatagatACATTTACAGACAAACCGACAATGGAGACATAACCAAATTTACtccataaaccctaaccctcattAACCATTGTACAAACCCTACCCAgctacatcatcatcatgaaatacaaaaaaatttaaacccCTACACATATACTGCGTAATTTCAACCAGAATCCAGAGGAAACCATTAACTAGACCAATAAACCAAAAAACATTTTTAGCATTCACAGGGAGCTGAAAACCAGAAGCACCACTCGACCATCACCAATGCAACATACCAATTTAGTTGCCCCAAGCCCACCTACCACGACACCTTCCCCTTTGCCTATTTGCATTCCCACCACCCGCATTTACCACTGGAACCACCACGCCACCACCCACAACCATCCTCTATTACAAGAGATTCTTCAATGAGTCTCACACAATCACTGCCTCCACCCTCCGCTCAATTGTTAAACTCGGTTGGCCATCTCATGAAAGGGACAAGTTCATGGAGGTCCGCCATCCTCAGTTCTGCAAAACACTCACTCGCATCAAACCCCGCACCTGGAATATCCCATTCCAGAACAGAGTCTAGAGCCACCAACCATTCATCATCCAAAATTGTCATCGCCACCCACAAGACATTTTTTGTAGAGTCACCCAATTCGAGACCCCAGGCCACCACCGTGGTCATCACATCCATGTTCGACCTAAATCTATGCCTCACGTCCAGAAAAACTTCACCAAACAACAACTCCATAAATATGGATGAACTCATCATCCTTCACCTTAAAAAAGTCGCTTCATTCGCAGTGGCATAATGAACCCAAAAAATGCAGCCTACGGTTTGTCAATGTCCAGAGGGAAATTCGCCTCCATGCCCACCTACCACCTCAGATTGTTGCAAGAAGAACAGAAATTACTTGACATGATATCCATCGGTCACCAATTTATTGTCCCTCGCACATGCGATGTCCCATCACACATTAGCTTCCCCTATCATTTCATCAATGCTTCATCATGAAAACAAACACCAActtaaaaatcctcaaaaactaCAGCACGCAAATCTTCAAAACGTACAACTCTGATTTCATCAAAACCCAACCTCCCATTTCAACAGGGTGTTAGCCACATCATTCGTTGACCTCCAAACATGACCCACCTGAAAGCTTTGTACTATTGCCAACTCATCCCTTATCACTAATATAATCTTGCTCAAATGTCATGCGTAACATTCACCTGCAATTATTGCATCTATAATGATTAGTGAATCGCCTTCTACATGGATTTTGGAAAAGCCCAAAAACTTCGCAAAATGAATTGCCATATATGTTGCCATTGCCTCCGCAACATTATTTGCCGCATTGTCAATGCGTTTCGCGCCAAATGCCAATATATTTCCCTACCAATCCCGAGCTACAAACCCAATTTCCGATGGTCTCGGATTACCccttgaagctccatcaaagttcatTTTTATCCATCCCTCCTCTGGTTTACACCACTCTTCCTTTTTCTATTTATCGATACTCGGATTCACCCGACAAAGCCCATTCATAGGCCGAAAGTGTAAGGTTTTCATTAAAGTATATTTGTTTTAAATCTAGTTTTCCTTTTAAGTTCAAGCACATCATTATCTCGAGTTTTGTGAAGTTTTTTCCTTTGCATTTTCTCTACAAAAAGTTTGTTCTCTCTACTCTACATGTCAGAGACCTGCCAAAATTGGGTATGCCTCCTTCAACTATCAGTCCTCATGTTATCATAATCTTTTGGTTGACTAAAACTTTCAATTTTTTGATTAGTTGTTCGCTTTTTCCTATTTCCATGGATTGTTTCATCTACCCTTTAAGTgtttcaattatttttttattagttaTTTATCAGTTTGAAATCTGCTCAATATCTAGAAAATTTTCAGTCTGTTGAATTAGAATTTAAAATAATACAAGAAAAATCCCATGTGCTTCTAACAGTACAAATTCAACTTCATTTTATAGGACACAATTTTTCTTTTTACGAATTTGTAAATATACTTTAATGATCTTGTTAGCACTGtgcataatgaatgcaatttgaatGCATAGGAAAAGTCTAATGtcttttcttttctatcttttccAAATATTTAGTGGAGAGTATTGAGttgtcatttttgtttttgttttcatctACCCTTTAAGCATttcaatcatttttatttttatttgcatcTACCCTTTAAGCATTTCAATTCTTCTCAGGGTGCAAATCATGCCGCCAAAAACTTGACAACACCACCAAAAGGTTTGATGGAGAACcaagaatggaagaaaaatctTAGTTTGCCTATGACATGTGCACTATAACTAAATAATCCATAGCCTCATTTTGGTACAAGCAAATAATGCTAGCAAAGAACTTGATTTAGAAATTTCTTGAAAGCTTCTATAATCTTTTTAGTGATTtcattttgtataaaaaaattaattgttacatgctatgatattataaatttgacacattttattttaaatgatttgcatGCTTTTTTTCGCTTTGCAACATTACCTATTACAATTGTTTGAAGGTTTCTAAAATGCTTCAACAATCCATAATACTATAGCACGTGAAAAATATTCATTTAGATTATGTTGTGATGAGTGTCCATAACTTATCCTAGTGTTCCTAGTCAAAGCATGCTACCAAAGACCATCATGTTGATTATATATCTACCCATTGAAATTGTTTCAAGATTTTCTTAGCCTTTGTAATATATTTGCACAGTTCTTTGAGGTATTTAAAATAACTTGATTTTCTTTATAATAAAAATTTCATGGTAAaaaaaatgaggacaagaaggaGGTTTAGAAGATTGTTAAAAAAGACATTGGAGATCTCaaatatttttatgatattttcTTGGAGAGAGATTTCTTAATGAATACATCAAATGTACTAAGCCTGTCACATTGGCTGAGTTTCAATTAAACAAAAAATGTAGTAAATAAGCTAAACAAGAGATTTAAACTTAATGAATTGTATATCAAAAAATGGAGCTATTTTGTTTCAATTCTCTTACCTTTAAATCAAGTATTTGTTCCTTTAGGATCGAAGCTATAatgttctttttcttttattatgatCAATTTTAATCCATATCTAAATTTTATCGTTCAGGAGGATGTTCTAAATGCAAGGCTATGTACAAATGATTAATTcatgttttccaaatttctctgCTCGTAGTTATATTAAaacatatttattattaaaattaatttctaatttatcatacAGATGTGTTTTTTCTGTTATCTCTTAGTTAAGTTTT is part of the Cryptomeria japonica chromosome 10, Sugi_1.0, whole genome shotgun sequence genome and harbors:
- the LOC131034107 gene encoding small ribosomal subunit protein uS10m isoform X3 codes for the protein MTWGSRIAGIINSEMGTRNLMALVKQRSLLPPPVHILPCCHRFMSSGDAIQSESRPQILQKQKIAKKESIGDAKIRILVKSFSQKYLNHPCFQSYRKVGLPRRRVLYTVLRSPHIDKKSREQFETRVHKQLLEKDVDVNEMAKMFFWFKRMHFFGAQYEFIFNYKTRLDMTRVHASSNVLQGDTSAKKD
- the LOC131034107 gene encoding small ribosomal subunit protein uS10m isoform X1 produces the protein MTWGSRIAGIINSEMGTRNLMALVKQRSLLPPPVHILPCCHRFMSSGDAIQSESRPQILQKQKIAKKESIGDAKIRILVKSFSQKYLNHPCFQSYRKVGLPRRRVLYTVLRSPHIDKKSREQFETRVHKQLLEKDVDVNEMAKMFFWFKRMHFFGAQYEFIFNYKTRLDMTRGMPSIHGPQGCWLIAPWILW
- the LOC131034107 gene encoding small ribosomal subunit protein uS10m isoform X6, which produces MTWGSRIAGIINSEMGTRNLMALVKQRSLLPPPVHILPCCHRFMSSGDAIQSESRPQKIAKKESIGDAKIRILVKSFSQKYLNHPCFQSYRKVGLPRRRVLYTVLRSPHIDKKSREQFETRVHKQLLEKDVDVNEMAKMFFWFKRMHFFGAQYEFIFNYKTRLDMTRVHASSNVLQGDTSAKKD
- the LOC131034107 gene encoding small ribosomal subunit protein uS10m isoform X4, whose product is MTWGSRIAGIINSEMGTRNLMALVKQRSLLPPPVHILPCCHRFMSSGDAIQSESRPQKIAKKESIGDAKIRILVKSFSQKYLNHPCFQSYRKVGLPRRRVLYTVLRSPHIDKKSREQFETRVHKQLLEKDVDVNEMAKMFFWFKRMHFFGAQYEFIFNYKTRLDMTRGMPSIHGPQGCWLIAPWILW
- the LOC131034107 gene encoding small ribosomal subunit protein uS10m isoform X2 is translated as MTWGSRIAGIINSEMGTRNLMALVKQRSLLPPPVHILPCCHRFMSSGDAIQSESRPQKQKIAKKESIGDAKIRILVKSFSQKYLNHPCFQSYRKVGLPRRRVLYTVLRSPHIDKKSREQFETRVHKQLLEKDVDVNEMAKMFFWFKRMHFFGAQYEFIFNYKTRLDMTRGMPSIHGPQGCWLIAPWILW
- the LOC131034107 gene encoding small ribosomal subunit protein uS10m isoform X9, whose product is MTWGSRIAGIINSEMGTRNLMALVKQRSLLPPPVHILPCCHRFMSSGDAIQSESRPQKQKIAKKESIGDAKIRILVKSFSQKYLNHPCFQSYRKVGLPRRRVLYTVLRSPHIDKKSREQFETRVHKQLLEKDVDVNEMAKMFFWFKRMHFFGAQYEFIFNYKTRLDMTRVHASSNVLQGDTSAKKD
- the LOC131034107 gene encoding small ribosomal subunit protein uS10m isoform X5, which translates into the protein MTWGSRIAGIINSEMGTRNLMALVKQRSLLPPPVHILPCCHRFMSSGDAIQSESRPQILQKQKIAKKESIGDAKIRILVKSFSQKYLNHPCFQSYRKVGLPRRRVLYTVLRSPHIDKKSREQFETRVHKQLLEKDVDVNEMAKMFFWFKRMHFFGAQYEFIFNYKTRLDMTREAFVSKIQWCNTSY
- the LOC131034107 gene encoding small ribosomal subunit protein uS10m isoform X8 translates to MTWGSRIAGIINSEMGTRNLMALVKQRSLLPPPVHILPCCHRFMSSGDAIQSESRPQILQKQKIAKKESIGDAKIRILVKSFSQKYLNHPCFQSYRKVGLPRRRVLYTVLRSPHIDKKSREQFETRVHKQLLEKDVDVNEMAKMFFWFKRMHFFGAQYEFIFNYKTRLDMTRGYLIC
- the LOC131034107 gene encoding small ribosomal subunit protein uS10m isoform X7, with translation MTWGSRIAGIINSEMGTRNLMALVKQRSLLPPPVHILPCCHRFMSSGDAIQSESRPQILQKQKIAKKESIGDAKIRILVKSFSQKYLNHPCFQSYRKVGLPRRRVLYTVLRSPHIDKKSREQFETRVHKQLLEKDVDVNEMAKMFFWFKRMHFFGAQYEFIFNYKTRLDMTREPYQGLTCRESF